Proteins encoded in a region of the Flavobacteriales bacterium genome:
- the msrB gene encoding peptide-methionine (R)-S-oxide reductase MsrB gives MKVLITNLVLTLLFISCSHAQTVEADTNFIQKTDKEWKALLTPQEYNILREKGTERPFTGLYNKHYKEGTYHCKACQHPLFTSTTKFDSGSGWPSYYDYIKGNVEEVPDYSHGMNRVEVVCNQCKGHLGHVFKDGPKPTGLRYCINSLSLTFKEE, from the coding sequence ATGAAAGTTTTAATTACAAATTTAGTTTTAACACTCTTATTCATATCTTGTTCACATGCCCAGACTGTAGAAGCTGATACTAATTTCATTCAAAAAACGGATAAAGAATGGAAAGCACTACTTACGCCGCAAGAATACAATATCCTCAGAGAAAAAGGGACAGAAAGACCATTTACAGGGTTATATAACAAACATTATAAAGAGGGAACGTATCATTGTAAGGCCTGTCAACATCCATTGTTTACTTCAACTACTAAATTTGATTCTGGTTCTGGATGGCCATCATATTACGATTATATAAAAGGTAATGTAGAGGAAGTACCTGATTATTCTCATGGAATGAATAGAGTAGAAGTGGTCTGTAATCAATGTAAAGGACACCTGGGGCATGTTTTTAAAGATGGTCCAAAACCTACAGGATTAAGGTATTGCATTAATTCTTTATCATTAACCTTTAAAGAAGAGTAA
- the ettA gene encoding energy-dependent translational throttle protein EttA, producing the protein MSDDKKIIFSMVNVSKHTPQGKQILKDIYLSFYYGAKIGILGLNGAGKSTVMKIIAGLDEQYQGEVVFSPGYSVGYLPQEPKLDENKTVKEIVQEGTQEIVDVLAEYEEINNKFMDEEIMNDPDKMNELIERQGKVQERIDQLDAWDLDSKLELAMNALRTPDGDTPIKNLSGGERRRVALCRLLLQEPDILLLDEPTNHLDAESVHWLEQHLSQYKGTIIAVTHDRYFLDNVAGWILELDRGEGIPYKGNYSSWLEQKSNRLAKEEKQESKRQKALKRELEWVRKGPKGRQSKGKARLNNYEAMMSEDIKEKEAKIEIPIPNGPRLGNEVIEAINVAKGYDDRLLYENLNFKLPPAGIVGVIGPNGAGKTTLFRMIMGEETPNEGEFKIGSTVKIGYVDQTHKDVDPNKSVYEVISGGNEIIEVGGKSINARAYVSRFNFNGSDQQKKVGVLSGGERNRLHLAMTLKSEANVLLLDEPTNDIDVNTLRALEEGVESFAGCAVVISHDRWFLDRICTHILAFEGDSSVYFFEGSFSEYEENRKKRLGDIIPQKVKYKKLVR; encoded by the coding sequence ATGTCAGACGATAAGAAAATAATATTTTCGATGGTGAATGTAAGTAAACATACACCACAAGGAAAACAGATACTAAAGGATATTTATTTATCTTTTTATTATGGTGCTAAGATTGGAATCTTGGGTCTAAATGGAGCTGGTAAATCTACTGTAATGAAAATTATTGCTGGACTTGACGAACAATATCAAGGGGAAGTTGTGTTCTCACCAGGATATTCAGTGGGATATTTACCACAGGAACCTAAACTAGACGAAAATAAAACAGTCAAAGAAATTGTTCAAGAAGGGACGCAAGAAATTGTTGATGTTCTAGCTGAATATGAGGAGATTAATAATAAGTTCATGGATGAGGAGATTATGAATGATCCTGATAAAATGAATGAGTTAATCGAACGTCAAGGTAAAGTTCAGGAGCGTATCGATCAATTAGATGCATGGGATTTAGATTCTAAATTAGAATTAGCGATGAATGCTCTAAGAACACCTGATGGAGATACGCCTATCAAGAATTTGTCTGGAGGTGAAAGAAGAAGAGTTGCTTTATGTAGATTATTATTGCAAGAACCAGATATCTTATTGTTAGATGAGCCTACCAACCACTTAGATGCAGAGTCTGTTCATTGGTTAGAACAACATTTATCTCAATATAAAGGAACAATTATCGCTGTAACACACGATAGGTATTTCTTAGATAATGTAGCAGGTTGGATTCTTGAATTAGATAGAGGAGAAGGGATTCCATATAAAGGAAATTATTCATCTTGGTTGGAGCAAAAGTCAAATCGATTAGCTAAAGAAGAAAAGCAAGAATCGAAAAGGCAAAAAGCATTAAAAAGGGAGTTAGAATGGGTGAGAAAAGGGCCAAAAGGAAGGCAAAGTAAAGGTAAAGCTCGTTTGAATAACTATGAAGCAATGATGTCTGAGGATATCAAAGAAAAAGAAGCTAAAATTGAAATTCCAATTCCGAACGGACCACGTTTAGGGAATGAAGTAATTGAAGCGATAAATGTAGCTAAAGGATATGACGATCGTTTATTGTATGAAAATCTAAACTTTAAATTACCACCAGCTGGTATAGTGGGGGTTATTGGGCCTAACGGTGCAGGTAAGACCACTTTGTTTAGAATGATTATGGGGGAAGAAACGCCTAACGAAGGAGAGTTTAAAATTGGTTCTACAGTAAAAATAGGTTACGTAGATCAAACTCATAAAGATGTTGACCCTAATAAATCAGTTTATGAAGTAATTAGTGGAGGAAACGAAATTATTGAAGTTGGTGGAAAATCAATTAATGCTAGAGCTTATGTTAGCCGATTTAATTTTAATGGTTCTGACCAACAGAAGAAAGTCGGAGTGTTATCTGGAGGTGAAAGAAACCGTTTGCACTTAGCTATGACGTTAAAGTCTGAAGCTAATGTATTACTTTTAGATGAGCCTACTAATGATATAGATGTCAATACATTAAGAGCGTTAGAAGAGGGGGTGGAAAGTTTTGCAGGATGCGCTGTAGTGATCTCTCACGATAGATGGTTTTTAGATCGTATATGTACTCATATTTTAGCCTTTGAGGGAGATTCTTCAGTTTATTTCTTTGAAGGAAGTTTCTCAGAATACGAAGAAAATAGAAAGAAAAGACTTGGTGATATCATCCCTCAAAAAGTGAAATATAAAAAGCTTGTAAGATAG
- the ytxJ gene encoding bacillithiol system redox-active protein YtxJ, with the protein MGWFSKKETSAETTINWKQLNTEQQLKQIIEESYTIPVALFKHSTRCSISSMAKTRLERAWDLELDQISIYYLDLLAYRNVSDAIAATFDVAHQSPQLILVKNGKVVYHASHSSIAVEKIKTLL; encoded by the coding sequence ATGGGGTGGTTTTCCAAAAAAGAAACAAGTGCAGAAACAACTATTAATTGGAAACAATTAAATACCGAGCAACAACTCAAACAAATAATAGAAGAGTCCTATACTATTCCAGTAGCATTGTTTAAGCATAGTACACGGTGTTCTATCAGCAGTATGGCTAAGACTAGACTAGAAAGAGCTTGGGATTTAGAGCTAGATCAAATCTCGATTTACTATCTTGATCTACTTGCTTACAGAAACGTGTCTGATGCAATAGCTGCTACATTCGATGTCGCGCACCAATCTCCACAACTAATTTTAGTTAAAAATGGTAAAGTTGTTTACCATGCTTCCCATTCATCAATTGCCGTAGAAAAAATTAAAACATTACTATGA
- a CDS encoding gliding motility-associated C-terminal domain-containing protein, producing MRYLFIPILLSSSFISAQMYVGTDVAVADGGIIKVQGNSLHVGGNGLLENAGTVDVAHNYINNGISTGFATNTGEYIVGGNWENNNVFTADFSLVHLYNSDKLITGTSITDFYTLKLSGGSKLMTIDASAIVLDLGTDHLMTDGNVMLVNNPDPTALIYSSGYVSSREDGHLQRKTNSTATYSFPLGSDLGDFRLRPIDFIPNDNLENTFGARLANNDATIDGYDLEEKSILTGNLNPLYYHHIYHNSGSSNVDVRFYYDPAEDEVTETIANWNNEWNIEDGVSNGGANGGYESLLLANFNDFSTKPFILANQNELIYIPNAFTPNSDGANDLFTVAYDEEKLLKFAFFIFDRWGNPILEEHHPNFTWDGTSKGQKLPSDAYVWKMDYQLKGSTEIVEKIGHVFLLK from the coding sequence ATGCGTTATTTATTCATCCCAATATTACTCTCTTCTAGTTTTATTTCAGCTCAAATGTATGTTGGGACTGATGTCGCTGTAGCTGATGGAGGAATAATCAAAGTGCAGGGAAATTCATTGCATGTTGGAGGAAATGGATTGTTAGAAAATGCTGGTACAGTTGATGTTGCTCACAATTATATTAATAACGGAATATCGACTGGTTTTGCAACAAATACTGGAGAATATATTGTTGGAGGAAATTGGGAAAATAACAATGTTTTTACAGCAGATTTTTCATTGGTTCATCTTTACAATTCAGATAAGTTAATCACAGGGACTTCAATTACTGATTTTTACACCTTAAAACTTTCAGGCGGAAGTAAACTCATGACTATTGATGCTTCGGCTATAGTCTTAGATTTAGGAACAGATCATTTAATGACTGATGGTAATGTCATGTTGGTGAATAACCCAGATCCCACAGCTTTGATATACTCTTCTGGGTATGTTAGTAGCAGAGAAGATGGCCATTTACAACGTAAAACGAATTCAACAGCGACTTATTCTTTTCCACTGGGATCAGATTTAGGTGACTTTAGATTACGTCCAATAGATTTTATTCCCAATGATAATTTGGAAAATACATTTGGAGCGCGATTAGCAAATAATGACGCAACTATAGACGGCTATGACCTGGAAGAAAAATCAATACTTACCGGAAATTTAAATCCGTTATACTACCATCATATCTATCATAATTCGGGATCTTCAAATGTTGATGTAAGGTTTTATTATGATCCAGCTGAGGATGAAGTTACGGAGACTATAGCAAATTGGAATAATGAATGGAACATCGAAGATGGTGTCAGTAATGGCGGAGCTAATGGAGGTTATGAATCTTTATTATTAGCTAATTTTAATGATTTTAGTACCAAGCCATTTATTTTAGCCAATCAAAATGAATTGATTTATATTCCTAATGCATTTACACCTAATAGTGATGGAGCTAATGATCTTTTTACTGTTGCTTATGATGAAGAGAAACTATTAAAGTTTGCATTTTTTATTTTTGATAGATGGGGAAATCCAATCTTAGAAGAGCATCACCCTAATTTTACATGGGATGGAACATCAAAAGGACAGAAGTTACCAAGTGATGCTTATGTTTGGAAAATGGATTATCAACTAAAGGGAAGTACAGAAATAGTTGAGAAAATAGGTCATGTTTTCTTGCTTAAATAG
- a CDS encoding alpha/beta hydrolase: protein MYIKTFGNQTNPPILFLHGGPGYNAANFESTTAEKLAQKGFFVVLYDRRGEGRSVDTSAKFTFEQTVEDLNSIIETYSLKKVTLIGHSFGGVVGTKYLLKYPTKIKHLILVGAPISFQETFQSIIESSEKIFKQKKDASSLEYLKALQKMDPSSLQYSGYCFMFAMRNGFYSPTQATEQAVAINQLFKQDSILFPTAMKMTQPPVVGFWKNENYTMLDLSSELTQLINNGNMITGLYGSEDGLFSKKQLKRHSKILGTENLKILENCSHNVFIDQQEEFIEYLINHHQ, encoded by the coding sequence ATGTACATAAAGACATTTGGTAATCAAACTAACCCTCCTATTTTGTTTCTCCACGGAGGACCTGGTTATAATGCAGCAAATTTTGAAAGTACTACCGCTGAGAAATTAGCTCAAAAAGGCTTCTTTGTTGTTCTATACGATCGTCGTGGTGAAGGAAGAAGCGTTGATACATCTGCGAAATTCACATTTGAACAAACGGTGGAGGATTTGAACAGCATCATTGAGACTTATTCACTTAAAAAAGTAACATTAATTGGCCATAGTTTTGGAGGGGTTGTGGGAACAAAATACCTCCTAAAGTATCCTACCAAAATTAAACATTTAATACTCGTTGGTGCTCCTATTTCTTTTCAAGAAACTTTTCAATCAATTATCGAGTCCTCAGAAAAAATATTTAAACAGAAAAAAGATGCTTCTTCTCTTGAATACCTAAAAGCTTTACAGAAAATGGATCCCTCATCGCTTCAATATAGCGGCTATTGCTTTATGTTTGCAATGCGTAATGGTTTTTATTCCCCTACACAAGCTACAGAACAAGCAGTTGCTATTAATCAACTGTTTAAACAAGATTCGATATTGTTTCCTACAGCTATGAAAATGACGCAACCTCCAGTTGTTGGTTTTTGGAAAAATGAAAACTATACAATGTTAGACCTTTCTTCTGAATTAACTCAGCTTATTAATAATGGGAACATGATCACAGGATTATATGGGAGTGAAGATGGTTTATTTTCTAAAAAACAATTGAAACGCCATTCCAAAATTTTGGGTACTGAAAACTTAAAAATACTCGAAAATTGTTCCCACAATGTTTTTATTGATCAACAAGAAGAATTTATTGAATACCTAATCAATCACCATCAATAA
- a CDS encoding DUF3817 domain-containing protein gives MNNKSFLTTFRMIAILEGVSYILILLVAYVFKIHEWVRPIGMAHGVLFIAYVIFTFLGKMIERWSIKDTAIIFLASLIPLGTFYVEKKYLK, from the coding sequence ATGAACAATAAATCATTTTTGACAACCTTTAGAATGATAGCAATATTAGAAGGTGTTTCGTATATTTTAATATTGTTAGTGGCTTATGTATTTAAAATACATGAGTGGGTTAGACCTATCGGAATGGCACATGGAGTATTATTCATTGCCTATGTTATTTTTACTTTTTTAGGAAAAATGATTGAACGCTGGTCTATAAAAGATACTGCTATTATATTTTTAGCATCTTTAATTCCATTGGGAACTTTTTACGTAGAAAAAAAATATTTGAAATAA
- a CDS encoding toxin-antitoxin system YwqK family antitoxin, whose amino-acid sequence MKALISLLGASVILYSCKDNVTTNYYNNGAKKEQGLLVNNNQKDGLWITWYEDGSIKDSSYWTNDKLNGPTISFHNNGNRLAQGFYEDNNREGEWKWWFNNGNIEEHSHWKKGIVDGFSQLYYENGQLRSEAEYIQGYMDGILRMYFETGEISEITTYELGRKQGKATLYNINGAIEAEAFFVNDTLTNEYKLYYQTGELKEVYECDKGLYDGTYSSYKKNGKIWIEGQYTAGEKSGKWVEYDNSGQIIDTQNYKLN is encoded by the coding sequence ATGAAAGCTTTAATTTCTCTTTTAGGTGCGAGTGTAATTTTGTACTCATGTAAAGACAATGTTACCACTAATTATTATAATAATGGAGCAAAAAAAGAGCAAGGTCTCCTTGTAAACAATAATCAAAAAGATGGATTATGGATCACTTGGTATGAAGATGGCTCAATTAAGGATTCTAGTTATTGGACCAATGATAAGCTTAATGGACCTACAATTTCTTTCCATAATAATGGTAATCGATTAGCCCAGGGTTTTTATGAAGATAACAATCGTGAAGGTGAATGGAAATGGTGGTTTAACAATGGAAATATTGAAGAACATAGCCATTGGAAAAAAGGAATTGTTGATGGTTTTTCACAGCTATATTACGAGAATGGACAACTTCGCTCAGAAGCTGAATACATCCAAGGTTATATGGATGGTATTTTAAGGATGTATTTTGAGACAGGTGAAATTTCTGAAATCACCACCTATGAATTAGGGAGGAAGCAAGGAAAAGCAACTTTATACAATATTAATGGGGCTATTGAAGCAGAAGCTTTTTTTGTGAATGATACGTTGACCAATGAATACAAACTTTATTACCAAACAGGTGAACTAAAAGAAGTTTATGAATGTGACAAAGGCTTATATGATGGAACTTATAGCAGCTACAAGAAAAATGGAAAAATTTGGATCGAAGGTCAATACACTGCTGGTGAGAAAAGTGGGAAATGGGTTGAATATGATAATTCTGGTCAAATTATTGATACGCAAAATTATAAATTGAATTAA
- a CDS encoding DUF255 domain-containing protein gives MKKFILTITLFTVGYLVNAQPATINWMSWDEMVAQRAEDSIKKKVFIDLYTGWCGWCKKMDKSTFLDPTIVQYMNANYYPVKFDAETKDTIIFNNMTFVNSDPTFNKKHPNARGRTHWFAHSLLDGKLSYPSYVILDENFVRVTILSGYKQPEALIGNLIFFAKNEYKYYHNYLNGIWNKSLQQQQQK, from the coding sequence ATGAAAAAGTTTATATTAACAATTACATTATTTACTGTAGGTTATCTTGTCAATGCACAACCTGCTACAATTAATTGGATGTCTTGGGATGAAATGGTCGCGCAAAGAGCCGAAGATAGTATAAAGAAAAAAGTATTTATAGACCTCTATACTGGTTGGTGTGGTTGGTGTAAAAAGATGGACAAATCTACTTTTTTAGATCCAACAATTGTACAGTATATGAACGCCAATTATTATCCGGTTAAGTTTGATGCAGAAACGAAAGATACCATCATTTTTAATAACATGACCTTTGTTAATTCGGATCCAACATTCAATAAAAAACATCCCAATGCTAGAGGTAGAACGCATTGGTTTGCACATTCTTTATTAGATGGAAAACTGTCCTATCCTAGTTATGTGATCTTAGATGAAAACTTTGTGAGAGTAACTATTTTAAGTGGATATAAACAACCAGAAGCTTTAATTGGGAACTTGATCTTTTTTGCTAAAAATGAATATAAATATTATCACAACTACTTAAACGGTATTTGGAATAAAAGTTTACAACAGCAACAACAAAAATAG